Below is a window of Panthera leo isolate Ple1 chromosome B4, P.leo_Ple1_pat1.1, whole genome shotgun sequence DNA.
acccaacctaaggctcaaactcaggaccccgagatcaggagtcacatgctcttctgactgagccagccaggcacccctattttttgggaaattcttaaaacaacacaaatagaGATAATTTATCAAGGGACATAATATAAGACTCATTAAAATATGCAGaacaatttgaaacaaaaatctgaaaaaaaatacaatcttcaAATCAAACACATTAAATAACCAAGAATAAGATGAGCATGGATTTGTTTTCCAAATCCTAGAATACTAGGAAGAGGTGGCTTAAACCTTAATCCTTGAAAGGAGGTTTAAGGAAAGGTTAAAGATGGCTACACCATATAGTGGAAAGAGCCCGGGGCTTGGGAAAATGATCTGGATCTTGGTTCTAGTTCCTCCTCCAGTGAGTATGAAACCTCTGAAAAGCTGCAGGATGTTTCCAGGCTAGTTTACTGTCTATAAAGAAAGTCCTAGCTCACACAGTCTATGATTACTAGAAACCAAGTCACTTCTAGAAACAAATTAGATGGGatttgagaaatgagaaaaggaggaaaaacaacttAGCTGTACCAATATTTCTAATACGTCTTTTCCTATACTCTAAGAGTGGCTTCTACTACCTTTATGCAAGACCGGTGTAGCAAGAGAGGAACTGCTAATCCAGCACTCAATTCTACTGCTAACTAAGGTAGTaggttttataaaaagaaacaaaatagcagGACCGCCTCCAAGGTTAAACTTTCCCAAGATCATACATGAGATGAACAGGATGCCTGACCTTACTAGCCAAGGAATATCATACTAGAATGCTTTCAGCTCAGTATTCCcatcctcccctgctcccctgacACCGAGCACCATAGAAACATTCAGATAGAATTCCCACAGGTAAAGGATCCTTTTCCAGTGGCTCCGCCAGGGGATATAGAAGTCTTTACAGCCGTCTGAGGGAACTCTTTGGAAATCTGAAGatatatgcagttttttttttagtttatttatttattattttgagagaatgcacgtgcaagtgggggaggggcgggggggggggggagagaatcccaagcaggctctgtactatcattgcgagcatgatgtggggctggaactcacaaaccacgagatcactacctaagccgaagtcagacgcttaactgagagACACCCAGGGGTGCCCCTATGCAAGTTTATATAAAATGGGTATTTATAAGAAACATGCTATTTCCTCTTATCAGTAACGTGAATAAACTTCCATATtggtatacatttatataaaaagcaGAGAATATTTTCCTAGgacaattaaattttttcttaaattggtgtattttcctttttagtcattacactgtctttctcttttttcagccCTCACATACAGCTGCCAAGGTGGAGAGTACCCAGATCTAAGTTATTCCTAAGAGGGAAAAGTGGTTTGTACCACCACCCCAGGAATACTTAATACAATGCCTATACTTACAAAACTGTAACACTAAGGTCCCAAGGACCCAGAAAAGGCATTTAGATCTTTCAGTTTCATTTGCTTCAGTTAAAAGCATCTTGATTTTTGTACCTGAACGTCTGACGGAGAGCACTTTGATAACAATACACAAACACtatgaacaaatggatgaatgacaAGCTggctacagaaaagaaatattttgtgaaagACTTTTGTGTCAGAAGTAGTAGGCACTTTTGAAAAGTAACCCAAAACACATAATAACTAATTCTTCAGAGAGTAATAGATTCTCTTTATTTGCAGTATATTCCCGTCCTAGAAAGGGCGTTTCTGCTCCAGATAAGGGCCAAATGAACAAACGATGTCAATGTGCATCCTCATTACCTGAGACCTATGAAGAAATAGGTCTCCTTTTCCGCAGAGTAGATTTGATCAAAATCACCCACAGCTGTAAGCCCACAGTATAAAATCGCCACATCAAGTCCTCTGTGAACATTTCATCTTAGACAGTAGGTACCAACTACTCACTTAAGGAAAAGTGAAATCACTTTTATCAAGAACACGCGGTCAGAAAAAGAACTGTGATTCTGCTAAACTCACTTAGAAGCCAGCTCAATACAGCTTTCCTCTGATAAGCCCTACAGAtctcttcctttcaaaatgaCCACTCCTCCTTCCATCTCAGGCCTCTAAGGCCTGTTCCGCAACTAACCTGACACCTTTCTAGACTTTGGAACCCCAGGCTCCACCACGCCTCATCCCTACCAGATTTCCACTCTCTTGCGGGCTCTGGTAGCAATTTTTGGAAATTTACACATGCACAaaaatgtccatgaactgataAAGCAAGGCTTGGGGCCTAACCCTGCTCCCCTCAACTCTCATAAGTGTCCTCGCAAATCTCAGATTCCCCAAAACCCGCTCCTTTCGCTTGGAAAGGTTGGCTCTTAACGTTAACCGTTCAGCTTCCACAGCCCCAACTAGTTCTGGTTCCTGTGGCCCTTTCCTGTTTCGCTCTTCGGGTGTTCGGGTTCTCGGCCGCAGCTCACACACTCAACCTGTTTCCTGTCTGTAGGATccctggaggctgggagcaggCCCAgaagaagcccccccccccccccccctccactcccagGGCCTCCGGGATCTAAAAAGGGAAAGGGCCCGGCCTCCCCTAGACTCTCGTTCTTCCACTGTCCACGCCCCAAACTGTCTTTACCTAGGCTCCGCGACCACCTCCGCCACCCTCCGAACATCCCGCGCTGCAGCCcgggctcccccagccccctgcttccGGGCTTCCCCGCCAATTCTGCTTCCGGTGCTCGGCCTTTCCCCGCCCCGAGCCGGTTCCACCGGTCCgctccccggccccggccccgacCCTCCGCGCCACTCGCTCGCGGGCTCTCACCGCTCGAAGAGCAGCCGCACGGAGAATATGCCCGCCGCCACTGGGAATGCCGAGAGGATGTGTCGTGCCCGCGGGTAGCCATAGCCGTCACCCGGCCCCTCAAGGTCGGCCCAGCTCACGTTCTGGGGCAGCCAGAAGCGTTCGCTCCACAGCCAACTCCACAGCAGGCCCAGGGCTCCCGCCGCCGCTGTCGCCATCTTACGCCCGCCCCGCGGCCACCGCCGCCACAGCTTCAGCTGCCGCCACAGCCAACGGAACCCGCGGGGAGGCGGACCCGGGGCGGGGCCGAGCCGGCAGCCACCCCTTCCGGCCCCTTCGGGTCCCCGGCCCGTCTCAGCCCGCCTCCTCCGTGGGGCCGGGCCTCTTCAACGCCCATCTCACCTCCCCGCCCACCCACCTCCCGGACGGCAGACCCCAGGGCCGCCTCTCCTTGggaccccgccccccgccgggcCATGCCCCTCCCATCTCCGCCCCGCCTCCACCTGCCCCGCAGGCCCTCAATTCTGGCCCCGCCCATTTTTCTGTGAGTTTCAgccacgctttctctctctctctctctctctctctctctctctctctctctctctctctctctctctctctctctctctctctctctctgtctctctctctgtctctctctctctctctctcctctctctcctctctctctttccccctctctctctccctctctctctctctctctctccctctctctctctctctctctctctctctccctctccctccctctctctctccctctctctctctctctctctctctctctgccagccaCGGCCACACCCCTTATTTCAGGCCTAGCTCCCTTAAGGGGACACTCCTCTTTCTCAGCCCAGCAGTCTCAAAGGCTGTTCCCGCTGCCAGGCAGTCCAGACCTGCGTCTCTGCTCCTAGCAGAGCAGGCTTTCATTGGGGTCTACCTCGCCATCTCGGATGGTTCCGCCTAACCGCTCCTCCTTCCACCTCTAGCGTTTTTTGTTCCTAACCTTTTCCTTCCTTCGAGTCCTTTCATGATCTCAATTCCCTTTCACTGTTTTATCCCCTAAAATGAACTTttcaaaatccttttatttttctcatgggtaaaaggaaatgggaaaatagCCAAAGGATATCATACAAAGAAaagtacaaaggaaaaagaaaaatgatagcgAATATTTAATGAGGCTTACCAAGTGCCAGGTACTGCACTGAACATTTTACACCAGGTATTTAACTCCCATCattctatgaagtaggtattgttttatttactattttatggATGGGTAAACTGAGGTCCATAGAGATCAAACAGCTTGCCCAAAGTTATATAGGATCGTGGTAGAGCAGGGCTTCTGAGCTAGAAAGTCTTTAGACTCTGAAACACTGAGCCCTTATAAACCTCCTTAATTTTAGGTTTGCACAGTAAACATTTAATTCTTTTGTGGATCTACACAAAAAAGAAGGGGAGCCACAGACAAACCTTCAGAAAGCTAAATTCAAAATGTCCCTCAACTGCCTGAGATTCCTGACCTCTGGTTGCTGTCTGTTCAAACCTGGCTACAAGGTTAATTACCACAGGCTAACTAGAATGAtctgaaaaaagattaaaagaaattaatctctACCTCTTGTTCAAGGACAGATAAAGTAACTTTATAACTAGTAAGGTATGCCTACACCAGAAGTTAGAGTTTCAAGGGGacaggaaacaggagaaaaaagtGTGCCATCCTAAGTAGACTAGGTTTGCTTTAGCTCAAAGGTTCTCAAATTTAGGGTACCACAGCCCAGATATTAGCTTGTCCCATCTCCCACATGGAGAGTTTGCTAAAAGGTTTCTTTTAGCAaagagattctgattctgattcaggaggtgaGTCTGAGTGGGGCCTATGAGtttgcatttctcatttttaacaaaCTCATAGGCAATGCCACTGCAGCTGGTCTGAGAACCACTACATGGTGCCATGTTTGTCCAAACCCAGCAATAGCTTAGTGGTAACGACCACCCTATATTCAAggtgtattttattgtattgtattgtattgtattgtattgtattgtattgtattgtattgtattgtatagtagtaatgtttacttaattttgagagagggagggagtataagcagggtagaggcagagagagagagagaggatctgaaacaggctctgtgctgacagcagagagcctgatgaggggcacAAACCCATAAagcgtgaaatcatgacctgatgcttaaccaactgaaccacccaggcaccacaagggTGAACAAGAAGTGAACTCTCCCTGATTCCTGGGAATTCAAATCAGAGCCCCAGAGGACAAAGAATTTGGCATGCGGGCACAAGCACACAGTGATCTTGGTCTCAAGGTCtatcccccccccaaaacacatttGTACCATTTCTCGACATCTTGAGTGTgagaaaatatatacttaagGAAATGTGTAATGAATGTAAACTTTCTGCCACTTTCACTTTGTCCAGGAGTGATTCAACCAGCAAGCTGGTAGAACTAAGTTGGTCCTGTAGTAGTCATGAAGAGTCTCCTTAACCATCTCAGGTTACAAGCTGGCCCCTTTTCTTGCTTCACCAACAGGACCTGTTGCCACCACTGACCTACCAAGCCCAAACAAGTTGCCTTCATTCAGAAAGCTGAGAGAAACACTTTGGCTGtaggttcttttgttttctaagaatGTTTAGTGTTACCTGGTCATTCTCTTGATAAGAACCACCTTTTATTATATTGATATGGAGCTAGTCCTTGTTTCTACTCTCTGTCCCTATATCTGTCTTAGTCTTTGAATggcaaagaaaacatttcttctaaGGTTAATCTCAGTCCCTGCATACCTGATATATGGTGACATACTCAACTGATATCCATAAATACTGGCCATAGGTACTCAGACTTTTTTGTATAAAATCAGtaggctcggggcgcctgggtggctcagtcggttaagcgtccgacttcggctcaggtcatgatctcacagtccgtgggttcgagccccgcgtcgggctctgtgctgacagctcagagcctggagcctgtttcagattctgtgtctccttctctctgtgaccctcccccgttcatgctctgtctctctctgtctcaaaaataaataaacgttaaaataaataaataaataaataaataaataaataaataaataaataaaataaaatcagtaggcTCAGTGAGTACCATGTGGATGGGTTGGAGCAGCAGAGTCATACAGTAAAGGCAGCTAAACTCAAGCCAGGATTCGATAGTTTATGAATGTCATCAGGAGCTTCTGGATTAACTGTTCAGTGAACAGGACTTTCTAAAGGACTTCAGCCTGTGATGGGGCCAAGAGCAGAAAGTAGTACCCTACCATCCATTTGGAAGACCAGGCAAGACCCTGGAACATGTAACAGATGACTCAAAAAGTGTGTTTATCTCCAAGGAAATCCACACTCCCACACTtccattaacaacaacaacaacaaaaagtgttTTAACTATTGGGGCAGTTGCCTCTACAGGCAAGGAAATCAAACAACCAACTATGCCTCTGCCCAGGGTGGAAAACATCCATTTTCAAGCAGAGACATTTGGAAATTCCCTTTAGCATGTTAGGCATAATTGCAAGGTGAATTATTAAATGTTGAGtacaattaacaataaaaaaccaCCACCAGAGTTTGAATTGTTAAAACACACAGCTCATTTGGAATGTACACACTAAGTTTCTTGCCAAGTTGCTctcaatttttcagaaaaatttgtCCTCTTTTAGGAAAGATCAAAGCCCAAGATCGACCCAATGCCACCACCTAGTGGGGAGATATATTCATAACACCTCTCTTCACTTAAAATGCATCAGACCCATGTGCCTTTCTTCCCAGACTGCTAAAGTAAAAGGTCTTGAGACACTgtcataatgtaaaataataatggaaaaggaACATTGAAAAGTTCAGATGTAAATTAAAAGctttattgaataaaaatgtttcagacTAAGCAAGACTATAAGAAAGCAGAATATTTTACATCTCTAAAAAATATTAGAGCTAAATCTCTAAAAATGCAGGACAAAGAAAAGCCTATGGCTTAAAACATCTCTCTCCCCACATACAATTTGGAATATCGATTATGTACAACAAGTGTACTCAAGTTTATGTTCCAAAGCCTTAACTACTAgaaaaccaccccccccccacacacacacaaaggcctGTAATTGGTTTAATTGCACCCTGGGAATACTGTCTGCcataaaaatcaatacatttcAGAGCTggtatgtatttaaaaaactagTGTCCCAGAAAGGGGATATCAGAAGTGGAATATAGGGTCTGGGGGTCTGAGCTCAAGTGGCTTAAGGcagtttttttctgttattcctTCTTTAAACTCCTCACTTTGCTTTAACATGCAACATGGCAAACAGCAGTACAAAAGATCTTATAAAAATATTGCAGTTTTCAGTATATGATGAGCCCATAGATACCACCAAAGAAGAAAGCAATCATTTGGGGTGTAATCAGACTCATTGGCAAATACCAgagcttatttgagagagagtggatcTCTCCAAGCACCAAATGTGCTCAAAAAGTGCCCCAAAAGAACAGTTGTGTTATATCTCAGTAATCCAATTCAGGATGTGGCTTAGAGAATGGGATGCAAAGCAAGAAATTCCCCATGTATATCAGAGTGAGAAAATTaacctaaaaatgttttaaagattacATATTTGATTTCTTAACAGATGAATGCTAAATAAATtggtattcatttaaaaatatacaaactgTGCCCTTTATACTAAAGTGCGTTCAGTCATAATGTTTAGGTCCCTAAACCCCTTCTGTGTGTTCCCTAATTCCATAGTTGAAGTGCGACAATGTGCTACTAATCGTCTATTTTTGTACTGCCTTTTGGGAATACAGTGGAGTCTGAACTATATCAGTTGGCAtacccgcccccccgcccccataagACCTTAAAGCACTTATGTATATCATCATTGCTAAAATAGAGGACTGAAGTAATATTATCTATAGCGTTTAGAATTGGTTCACTTAAGCTGCAGTATGGGATTTTTTTGAAGCAAGAACTCCTCCAGAACTGCTTCCACATAAATGACAGTTCATGCTAAGACACCTGTTTACGGTGCATCACTTTGATAAAGGGCAGTGTCTTGCTAACACTAACACAGATTTAAGGCCCAGCACCGTTGCAGTCTGTCATTCctcatcatcctcatcctcatcgtAGTACcgatttctttttatctgttccTCCACAGACAGCTCTTTGACTACTTCTCCCTCCCAGAATCCCACATCCTGGGATTTCTGATGCTGGGTAGTGAATTCTTTAGGGGAGGTGCTTTCTGCAAAGCTGGACCAATTTGTAGACTTGGGTTCTAGTGGGGACTGCTCTTTGAGGTTTCTATCATTTTCATCTAAGCTTGCACCATTTTCTAGAAGATTCTCACTCCCCATCTCGAAACCATGATCTTCCTTacttctcctccctgcctcccctcctttAGATTCTTTGTTTTGCCTGGTTGTTTTTCCCACACTACCATTCTTTTCGGAGGCACTGGCATTTTCCACTTGTTTCCTTTCTGCTGCCATTCCTCCTATAAACTCCTCACTCTGTTCTGACATGCTCCAGCCTTTCCTTATAGGTGGGGATAGGATTTTGGGGCTCTTGACTGAAGTGGTTCGAAATGAAGCTGCCACAGTGAATGGACGGCTTCTTTCCTTCAGTGAAGAAGATCGTCTTAGCTTCTTCAGATCCAGATCCACATCCTCGGGAGCTTCAGGCTTGCTGATTTCATCCTCAGGAGGCCATTTGGGCTTGGATACTTTGATCCCTTCCTCTAAGGTACTTCCTGAACTACCAAGTTCAGTGGGGGGTGGCCAGGCTATCTTCAacttcttggtttcagctggCTTGTCTTCTTTCTCTGGCTGAGAGGATGCCTTGGCTTCCATACTTGCTGTAAGCACACCCACCTTAGCAATGGGGGCATCTTCGACCCCTGGGCTCTGAGGGGTCTCCCCTGCAATTGGAAGCTGGGCTGGTCTCTCCAAAGtcccttcattttcatttttgcttgccCACAGATCCTTGTGTGGTCTGTGTCCAAAGCCTTCGTCATAGTTGCCTTTAGCTTTAAAGAGTTGATTGAAGTGAGGCTTACAGTAGATTCTCCCATGTAAAGATGCATATGTTCCTAGActgttgttaaaagaaaaagagcataaAGTTGAGGTATCTATATACTCTTACTTATACTAGCAGGCTGAAATTTGGCAACTTCAGTATTTTCAGAAGTTGCTACGTgagaaaaatacctttaaaagcaCATCAATCACCTAGGATTCTTTACCCCCTCCCTTTCAAGCACGTTTGTTTTATTACCCTTATAAAAAACATGCTCACTTCTAGGCCTAAAGCTTCACAAGACATTCATGTGGTACATCTtcctattttcaaatgatttcactcCCCTCTgtcaaaactgttaaaaaaaaaaaaatttcttccaagAAGTCTTCCCTAGGCTATCCCACCTATCTCTGACCACTCATATATTTCCTAAGCATTTATAACCTTTCACTACTTATaatgatattttcctttgtaCAAAGCTGAATCATTTTCCTCCTCGTTTCCCATTTgtgttataatttaaaaacacatatctACAGGAGTAGGTATAATGCTTTGCAAATGGATTGCACTCACAAGACACTAGTGAATGAATGTGGTTAATAGGAGCACAGTAGCTGGGAAGTAAATCTACTCTAATGTCAGTGCTGGACAGGCCTTTAGGAGAGTTGGTGTCTCTTGCAGGGTAACACAGTTCGAAGGGGGTATGAAAACAACAGCATTTCCACAGAAGAGATACAAAAATTCAGAAGCTTAGAAAAATatgctttggagaaaaaaagtaataccGTGGGCAGAAAAAGAACCAAGGAGCGGAAGTTACAGAGGAACGTTTTGGCTCAACAGAAGGAAAAGTTGTTGGGCTGGAGCTACCCCCACACTGGAACAAGGCAGTGGGGTATCGACCCCTGTGGAAGTGCCACACAGACGCCAGCACGTCTTTCAagagtattttcatttatttttgagagactgagtgaggggcacaaagagagggagagagagagaatcccaagcagactctgtgatgtcagcacagagcccgatgcagggctggaacccatgaactgtgagatcatgacccaagccaaaatcaagagctggacacccagctgactgagccaccctggtgcccctcaagAGTATTTTAGAAGGAATGCTTGCTCTgaaaggaaagctggaggaaGTGACATCCTGGTTACTTTCTTCTCTAAAACTCTATgattaaaatgagttaatatggAATATGTCCCCAAATGGCCACATTTATATCCATACTTTGAGTTACTTGGAAGAAATGATACATAATTATTTTGTCACACATAAAAAGAAGCAATATACAGAATATGTGCTCTTCAGTGCCCATTATCATTGCTATTATTACCATTTATACAGTGTTTGGGACATTTTCAAGTAAGGGCTGAAACaactatactctttttttttttttttaatttatttattttgagagaggcagagagagtgcaagtgggagaggggcacagagggagaatctcaaccaggctctgcggtgtcattgcagagcccgatgtaggactcgaactcacgaaaccgtagatcaagacctgagccgaaatctagagttatatgctcaactgactgagccacccaggcacccctaaactctTAAGATTTCTTAgctttaaaggggcgcctgggtggctcagtcagttgagcatccgactcttggtttcgactcaagtcatgatctcacggttcgtgggttcaagccgcacatcaggctctgtgctgacagtgtgaagcctgcctggaattctctctccctctctctgcccctcccaagctctctctctctctctctctcaaataaataaatcaacttaaaaaaaaaaaaagattctgtgagACCAAAGGAAAATATTCTACTAAATTAAGTCACAGGGGGGTTTTACCTGCCACCCATTAAGATTTAAGCtccatgtaaattaaaatatcaatgtaCTAAGATGTTCCAAACACCACTATCATTTGATATGAAATACTTGTCACTAAATgatactttttatgtttttcaagggCTTTCAACAGCGTGCTCTTGGTATAACAGCTTTTAGCACCAGTGCTCTAAAAGCCAAACATGCCCTCCGGAGGTCCAACTGTACAGAGATAGCTGGTTTGGTTGGCTTACCTAAGTTTGTTGTTGCAATAGGAGCACCGGAAGCAACTGATGTGAAACACCTGCTGGTTGGCTAAGAGACGCTCCATCGGGTAGACTGTCTTCTGACATTCCACACAAGTCTCTCTTGCAGGTGCCTGAAACttctaggaaaaggaaaaggacagcTTTAACAAGCACCGGCCAAGATGAGTTAGTGCTCTGCTGAGAGGCACCCTGCTTTTACTTTGTTAGCTAAAGGCTCCCTTACCTGTCAATTCTCACAGGAACACTAAGCCTGTTATGATTCTCTTAAAGAGTTCTCTTTAAGGCCAGGAAGCACTCCTGAATTCCTTTCCCCAACTGCCTGGCTGCCCCAAGTGTAGCTGCCACCAAGGACAGGTGGAGCTAGGGCTGGACTGCAGAGAGAGGCTTAGACAAgccaccacatacacacaaaagcacataaaaaatgtttccacagACAGGAAACTAGGAGAAAATGTCATCACACACAGAAGTTTATTTGATTCAAGTGCCTGGTAAAAGCAGGACAGACTTTTGTAAGATTCTGAAGGGGATAAATTTAAAGGAGAGGAAGAGCATTTAACTTTGGGGATGAGGAAAAGACAATTTTATAAAGTATCTTTTAGTCCCCTCTGCTTATACTCTTAATTTGGCATATTATTTTACCCACTAGGCATAATATTTTGAAGTAAGTCAAAGCTGACAGataaatgtaataattttaaagagaCAAACTATTTTATTAGGACACCCAGAAGACAGCACAGCCCAACAAAGCTAGAATCTTCTCAGAAACCAATGgagaagggcgcctggctggctcagtatgGAGAActtgccactcttgatctcagggttatgagttagagctccacgctgggcatggagcctacttaaaaacaaaaacaaaacaactcagtGGAGAATAAAACTATTGTAATGGGGAATGAAAGGTCATAATAGACTAGGAATTCATGAACTGCCTATAAAGTGTGGAATAAAAGTGAGGTGAGCACAGGTGTTCTAGCTGGTACTACCAATCCTAAATAACACCAAATAGTTGGTATTCCAGCATTGATGAAAGCCAGAATTACCAAACTGCAAGTTTTTACACAAGAAATGGTAACATGGCCaccaggggtggggggtaagAAGTCTCTAGGTATATGTAAATAACTCTTACCCCAAGAGAAACACCTTATCCAGCAAATGCAGAAGCAGCTTAGGTGGCCAGGAAGCTCTCAGTAGACACCTGGGGAAGGCTTTGCTGCTAAGACCCGGGTGGTGGTAAATAACATAAATTAGTCCCGAGGTCCAGGACCTGAATAGTTAAGATAAGCCTAAAAATAAACCAGGTCATGGGCAAGACAGAATTTTCATTACAAAAACCCGAAAATAgtcccataaaaaaaaatcagactgctGGCTCACTTGCTATATGATTCACCAGGAAGTAAAGCAAAAAATAGGAATAGTTTTCCAAGTAGATTTGAATaggaaacaaaagtagaaaatggACCAAAAAATGGCCATAAAGGGAAAGCTCTATAAAAGGGAGTTTATTAGAGTTTAGTGGTAAACTCCCAAACAGCACCAAGGGATTTAAGAATGAAGGAAGAGAACTGAGTGGAAATG
It encodes the following:
- the LIMA1 gene encoding LIM domain and actin-binding protein 1 isoform X4, giving the protein MESTPFNRRQWTSVSLRVTAKELSLVNKNKSSAIVEIFSKYQKAAEEANMEKRRSNTENLPQHVRRGILTVLKKKWENPALGTESHTDSLQNGSAEVRHGGNHPPGEVARRSASGAEADQEEPVHPRPRLGSPSEALNRYPYPRTQGSEHLKDHSKESKKMENCLGESRHEVGKPEISENTEAANKIEKYNVPLNRLKMMFEKGEPTQTKILRTQSRSAGGRRISENSYSLDDLEIGPGQLSSSAFNSEKSESRRNLDLPRLSETSIKDRMAKYQAAVSKQSSSTNYTNDLRANGGEIKTHKLEQKENVPPDPEVCISHQVGEKVSATENSLAIRPTPAEDDSPGNFLVKSEVQQPVQPKPLNPDARASSLSESSPPKALKKFQAPARETCVECQKTVYPMERLLANQQVFHISCFRCSYCNNKLSLGTYASLHGRIYCKPHFNQLFKAKGNYDEGFGHRPHKDLWASKNENEGTLERPAQLPIAGETPQSPGVEDAPIAKVGVLTASMEAKASSQPEKEDKPAETKKLKIAWPPPTELGSSGSTLEEGIKVSKPKWPPEDEISKPEAPEDVDLDLKKLRRSSSLKERSRPFTVAASFRTTSVKSPKILSPPIRKGWSMSEQSEEFIGGMAAERKQVENASASEKNGSVGKTTRQNKESKGGEAGRRSKEDHGFEMGSENLLENGASLDENDRNLKEQSPLEPKSTNWSSFAESTSPKEFTTQHQKSQDVGFWEGEVVKELSVEEQIKRNRYYDEDEDDEE
- the LIMA1 gene encoding LIM domain and actin-binding protein 1 isoform X2; this encodes MESTPFNRRQWTSVSLRVTAKELSLVNKNKSSAIVEIFSKYQKAAEEANMEKRRSNTENLPQHVRRGILTVLKKKWENPALGTESHTDSLQNGSAEVRHGGNHPPGEVARRSASGAEADQEEPVHPRPRLGSPSEALNRYPYPRTQGSEHLKDHSKESKKMENCLGESRHEVGKPEISENTEAANKIEKYNVPLNRLKMMFEKGEPTQTKQILRTQSRSAGGRRISENSYSLDDLEIGPGQLSSSAFNSEKSESRRNLDLPRLSETSIKDRMAKYQAAVSKQSSSTNYTNDLRANGGEIKTHKLEQKENVPPDPEVCISHQVGEKVSATENSLAIRPTPAEDDSRNFLVKSEVQQPVQPKPLNPDARASSLSESSPPKALKKFQAPARETCVECQKTVYPMERLLANQQVFHISCFRCSYCNNKLSLGTYASLHGRIYCKPHFNQLFKAKGNYDEGFGHRPHKDLWASKNENEGTLERPAQLPIAGETPQSPGVEDAPIAKVGVLTASMEAKASSQPEKEDKPAETKKLKIAWPPPTELGSSGSTLEEGIKVSKPKWPPEDEISKPEAPEDVDLDLKKLRRSSSLKERSRPFTVAASFRTTSVKSPKILSPPIRKGWSMSEQSEEFIGGMAAERKQVENASASEKNGSVGKTTRQNKESKGGEAGRRSKEDHGFEMGSENLLENGASLDENDRNLKEQSPLEPKSTNWSSFAESTSPKEFTTQHQKSQDVGFWEGEVVKELSVEEQIKRNRYYDEDEDDEE
- the LIMA1 gene encoding LIM domain and actin-binding protein 1 isoform X3, whose product is MESTPFNRRQWTSVSLRVTAKELSLVNKNKSSAIVEIFSKYQKAAEEANMEKRRSNTENLPQHVRRGILTVLKKKWENPALGTESHTDSLQNGSAEVRHGGNHPPGEVARRSASGAEADQEEPVHPRPRLGSPSEALNRYPYPRTQGSEHLKDHSKESKKMENCLGESRHEVGKPEISENTEAANKIEKYNVPLNRLKMMFEKGEPTQTKILRTQSRSAGGRRISENSYSLDDLEIGPGQLSSSAFNSEKSESRRNLDLPRLSETSIKDRMAKYQAAVSKQSSSTNYTNDLRANGGEIKTHKLEQKENVPPDPEVCISHQVGEKVSATENSLAIRPTPAEDDSRNFLVKSEVQQPVQPKPLNPDARASSLSESSPPKALKKFQAPARETCVECQKTVYPMERLLANQQVFHISCFRCSYCNNKLSLGTYASLHGRIYCKPHFNQLFKAKGNYDEGFGHRPHKDLWASKNENEGTLERPAQLPIAGETPQSPGVEDAPIAKVGVLTASMEAKASSQPEKEDKPAETKKLKIAWPPPTELGSSGSTLEEGIKVSKPKWPPEDEISKPEAPEDVDLDLKKLRRSSSLKERSRPFTVAASFRTTSVKSPKILSPPIRKGWSMSEQSEEFIGGMAAERKQVENASASEKNGSVGKTTRQNKESKGGEAGRRSKEDHGFEMGSENLLENGASLDENDRNLKEQSPLEPKSTNWSSFAESTSPKEFTTQHQKSQDVGFWEGEVVKELSVEEQIKRNRYYDEDEDDEE